In Anseongella ginsenosidimutans, one genomic interval encodes:
- a CDS encoding Wzz/FepE/Etk N-terminal domain-containing protein, whose product MQQTSFREIYDTLFRRWKTILVSVIIALMIGLFAYLITPKEYSGEALLAVEGTADNKKGGLGALANLAGINITEQNGLNALVYEDIIYSTPYLIEVGQHKVMYKGDSVYLKDYLAQAMIVSLQQKISSLFGGKPSVVSSNDTVSYKITEEDPGQFRYLKTFHVDGLTRRAVNILRNRIDFSLSEKSPVINVSVKLQDPDVSAEAARIVIKELSDYISDYEYDKQHHNIAYLEEQVQKAKEEAYQAQAALARAKDRNRNVISAIPSVELQKLAVESQISQNVYNSLALRLEEARIGIEEEKSTFMVIEPPIPMNVNSPVAPRFVIYCIFSVVLGVVAAISIIFISTFLQRNL is encoded by the coding sequence ATGCAACAAACCTCCTTTCGGGAAATCTATGACACGCTTTTCAGACGATGGAAGACTATCCTGGTTTCCGTCATCATTGCTTTAATGATAGGCCTCTTTGCCTACCTGATCACTCCAAAGGAATATTCAGGAGAAGCCTTGCTGGCGGTTGAGGGCACAGCGGACAATAAAAAAGGAGGGTTGGGAGCCCTTGCCAATCTTGCCGGTATAAATATTACGGAACAAAATGGTCTGAACGCGCTGGTCTACGAAGACATTATTTATAGTACTCCTTACCTGATCGAAGTAGGACAGCATAAGGTAATGTATAAGGGGGATTCAGTGTACCTGAAAGACTATCTGGCACAGGCGATGATCGTGAGCCTTCAGCAAAAGATATCCAGTCTTTTTGGCGGGAAACCTTCCGTAGTTTCTTCTAACGATACGGTAAGCTATAAAATCACAGAAGAAGATCCTGGTCAGTTCCGATACCTGAAAACCTTTCATGTCGACGGTCTTACGAGGAGGGCGGTTAATATATTGCGGAACAGGATAGATTTTTCGCTCAGCGAAAAATCGCCGGTTATAAATGTATCAGTAAAACTACAGGATCCGGACGTAAGCGCGGAAGCCGCAAGAATCGTAATAAAAGAACTTTCGGATTATATATCTGATTATGAATACGATAAGCAGCATCACAATATCGCATACCTGGAAGAACAAGTGCAGAAAGCAAAAGAAGAAGCCTATCAGGCACAGGCTGCATTGGCCAGGGCAAAAGACAGAAACAGGAATGTAATATCCGCGATACCTTCAGTAGAATTACAAAAACTGGCCGTAGAATCCCAAATTTCACAAAATGTGTATAATTCTCTTGCTTTGCGACTGGAGGAAGCCCGGATAGGAATTGAAGAAGAAAAGTCAACGTTTATGGTTATTGAACCCCCCATCCCGATGAACGTAAATTCTCCGGTAGCACCTCGATTCGTTATTTATTGTATTTTTTCGGTTGTTTTGGGCGTTGTAGCGGCAATATCAATCATTTTTATCAGTACTTTTTTACAGAGAAATCTTTAA
- a CDS encoding glycosyltransferase, with product MAHKLDFILECAAAFKGLQPFRFLFIGNGAEKGRLLEIKERDQLDNVTFLDSVDKNEIPRYLSIMDIALVPLKQSDTFKKVIPSKIFETAAMHIPIFLGVEGEARQLIGQYEAGFYFEPENSQNFIDQLSWYYTNRHELKSQYQAGCKRLAADFDRKRLAKNMFRIIQNTLNTGS from the coding sequence ATGGCCCATAAGCTTGATTTTATCCTGGAATGTGCTGCAGCGTTTAAGGGGTTGCAGCCTTTTCGGTTTTTATTCATTGGAAATGGGGCTGAAAAGGGACGGCTTTTGGAAATAAAAGAAAGAGATCAACTTGATAATGTGACTTTCCTGGATTCCGTTGATAAAAACGAAATACCTCGGTATCTTTCGATAATGGATATCGCGTTAGTTCCTTTGAAACAGTCAGACACGTTCAAAAAAGTGATCCCCTCAAAGATTTTTGAAACCGCAGCCATGCATATTCCTATTTTTCTAGGAGTAGAGGGTGAAGCCCGGCAGCTGATTGGCCAATATGAGGCTGGATTTTATTTTGAACCCGAAAACTCCCAAAATTTTATAGACCAGCTATCCTGGTACTATACTAATCGGCATGAACTTAAATCCCAGTATCAGGCCGGATGTAAACGACTTGCAGCTGATTTTGATCGCAAGAGGCTTGCAAAGAATATGTTCCGTATCATTCAAAACACGCTAAATACTGGTTCATGA
- a CDS encoding DUF4091 domain-containing protein, producing the protein MDKLTLGWQHTPRIVLNFAWKTAFQLDKITLNTATNPDADVSLPLNIHVFASLNGKTFRYLGDMIANAQKETTYYQVIKLQLADIDVPAKFLRLVIVPKGTMFFTDEVEILSSGKAKALPQGNDLYTEQEIAAFVKKAEIESRNQRFNEVNKQEVKTPNAGLQNGLVLQRYTSPWEDGTLLKVSPLELTTCLNTTEYIAYRLLNNTLGQISTRLNWTGQGSLDIVTYAAKEVKTREFKLIPDAWIPLKRNQSITLDPGESKIIIAALCADESGIFAPVLGFSGNKSYPEASLKIQARDIQSGLSADNRINVNVWAYFNTPFLKNRETAVKTDLLNHYVNTFFVPPQVAVPALINHDLSAFEKYIRHGKDFEKIFLFLNFRTYVQSGQDYFLSESWKSRFLKGYDAVVKLMKSQGIPESSLYLYPFDEVRNNELVQYVEFTKWIKSRREDAKIFLTVFDPAIIPKVKGSADIMQVLDRGKTLSSHSFNDSQLWLYEIMDGSKALPPYKKYRLLGWKAFAYQLKGVGFWAYGDVRGEDRTTAWNDFDGSNADYTVVYDYKSKFIPSRRWEAFKAGIEDYRLLTIYSEKVGMDAARKLCLSVLQEPGNTAKADSVRREIIREL; encoded by the coding sequence TTGGATAAGTTGACTCTGGGATGGCAGCATACTCCCCGAATAGTTCTGAATTTTGCATGGAAAACCGCATTTCAGCTGGATAAAATTACCCTTAATACGGCGACAAATCCTGACGCCGATGTTTCATTACCCCTGAACATCCATGTATTTGCAAGCTTGAATGGAAAAACATTCCGGTACCTGGGGGATATGATCGCAAATGCACAAAAAGAAACCACTTATTATCAAGTAATAAAATTGCAATTGGCAGATATTGATGTGCCGGCAAAGTTTCTGCGACTCGTTATTGTTCCTAAAGGAACGATGTTCTTTACGGATGAAGTCGAAATCCTTTCATCGGGGAAGGCAAAGGCGCTGCCGCAAGGAAATGATCTTTATACAGAGCAGGAAATCGCGGCCTTCGTAAAGAAAGCGGAAATAGAAAGCAGGAACCAGCGATTTAACGAGGTAAATAAACAGGAAGTAAAAACCCCCAATGCCGGGCTGCAAAACGGCCTCGTACTTCAGCGGTACACTTCGCCATGGGAAGACGGAACGTTGTTAAAGGTTTCGCCGTTGGAGCTAACGACCTGTTTGAATACCACAGAATACATTGCCTACCGGCTTCTGAATAATACTTTGGGGCAAATCAGTACACGGTTGAACTGGACAGGTCAAGGTAGTTTGGATATAGTAACCTACGCTGCCAAAGAAGTTAAAACAAGGGAGTTCAAATTAATACCGGACGCCTGGATTCCCCTTAAGCGGAATCAGTCGATTACCCTTGATCCCGGGGAATCCAAAATTATTATAGCGGCTTTGTGCGCAGATGAGTCAGGAATATTCGCTCCGGTCTTGGGGTTTTCCGGCAATAAAAGCTATCCTGAAGCAAGCCTTAAAATACAGGCAAGGGATATTCAGTCAGGTTTGTCTGCAGATAATCGTATTAATGTAAACGTTTGGGCGTATTTTAACACACCTTTCTTAAAGAACAGGGAAACTGCCGTCAAAACCGACCTGCTAAACCACTATGTGAATACTTTCTTTGTCCCGCCACAGGTTGCTGTTCCAGCATTGATAAACCATGACCTGTCCGCTTTTGAGAAATATATAAGGCATGGAAAAGACTTTGAAAAAATATTTCTGTTCCTCAATTTCAGAACTTATGTGCAAAGCGGACAGGATTATTTTTTATCTGAAAGCTGGAAGAGCCGGTTTCTTAAAGGGTATGACGCAGTAGTGAAATTAATGAAAAGCCAAGGCATACCCGAAAGCAGCCTTTATTTATACCCGTTTGACGAAGTTAGGAATAATGAATTAGTACAATATGTTGAATTCACTAAATGGATAAAGTCCCGGCGGGAAGATGCAAAGATTTTTTTAACGGTCTTTGATCCTGCTATAATACCCAAAGTGAAAGGATCAGCCGATATAATGCAGGTACTCGACAGAGGAAAAACCTTAAGCTCGCACAGTTTTAATGATTCGCAGCTTTGGCTGTATGAGATAATGGATGGTTCCAAAGCTCTACCGCCCTATAAGAAGTATCGCTTGCTTGGCTGGAAAGCGTTCGCTTACCAGTTAAAGGGAGTGGGGTTTTGGGCCTATGGCGATGTCAGAGGAGAAGACCGGACAACGGCTTGGAATGATTTTGACGGAAGCAATGCAGACTATACCGTGGTATATGATTATAAAAGCAAGTTTATTCCTAGCCGGCGTTGGGAGGCCTTCAAAGCGGGCATTGAAGATTATCGCCTGTTAACCATATACTCCGAAAAGGTTGGTATGGATGCGGCACGGAAACTTTGTCTGTCGGTATTACAAGAACCAGGAAACACGGCAAAAGCTGATTCCGTCAGAAGGGAGATTATCCGCGAATTGTAA
- a CDS encoding glycosyltransferase encodes MKILQVIPNLYSGGAERFVVDLSNQLALKSEVKVLLFSHPELPGNLLLSKQISEHVAIAYVDKKRGLDTGVFSKIRKQINKFRPDVIHTHVGAFKYLAPLLWIGGHKAVHTVHSDAFREALDIKGLWYRRLMFRNRNVVPVTISKESTRSFLNAYPGIYSKMIYNGRTPPVRSAQFEAVRREVDSYKETKNTRVFLFVGRLDHAKNPLMLFKAFERLRASGADAQLLLIGRCAETSYGERVADLLRSNTSNNCIRYLGEKENVNDYLAAVDFFCLSSIYEGMPISLIEAFAAGCVPVCTPVGGIPEMVGRAGFLANDTSEDAYFNALREAFHCGSSEYLLRKQEITQSFRDHYEIGICALEYEKLYESLVYNR; translated from the coding sequence ATGAAAATATTACAGGTAATTCCCAATCTTTATAGCGGAGGAGCAGAAAGATTTGTAGTGGATCTGTCGAATCAGCTGGCGCTTAAAAGCGAAGTAAAAGTGCTGCTTTTCTCGCATCCGGAATTGCCGGGAAACCTGCTTCTTTCCAAGCAGATAAGTGAACACGTGGCGATTGCATATGTTGACAAAAAAAGGGGCCTGGATACCGGTGTGTTTTCTAAAATCCGGAAACAGATCAATAAATTCAGACCAGATGTCATTCATACGCATGTAGGCGCTTTTAAGTACCTGGCTCCATTGCTTTGGATAGGCGGACACAAAGCTGTACATACCGTACATAGCGATGCATTTAGGGAGGCACTTGATATTAAGGGTTTATGGTACCGCCGGCTAATGTTCCGGAACCGGAACGTTGTGCCCGTGACTATTTCAAAGGAAAGTACCAGAAGTTTTTTGAACGCTTATCCGGGAATTTACAGCAAGATGATTTACAATGGCCGGACGCCCCCGGTCCGGTCGGCTCAGTTTGAGGCGGTCAGACGGGAGGTGGATAGCTACAAAGAGACGAAAAACACACGCGTTTTTCTGTTCGTGGGGAGGTTAGATCATGCGAAGAATCCCTTGATGCTTTTCAAAGCTTTTGAAAGGCTTCGGGCCTCGGGCGCAGACGCACAATTATTATTGATAGGGAGATGCGCAGAAACATCTTATGGAGAGCGCGTAGCTGACCTGTTGCGATCAAACACAAGTAATAATTGTATCCGGTATTTAGGTGAGAAAGAGAACGTAAACGATTATTTAGCGGCCGTTGATTTCTTTTGCCTTTCCAGTATTTATGAGGGCATGCCAATAAGCCTGATAGAAGCCTTTGCGGCTGGTTGTGTGCCTGTCTGTACTCCTGTGGGTGGTATTCCGGAAATGGTAGGACGCGCCGGCTTTTTAGCTAATGACACATCTGAGGATGCATATTTTAACGCTTTACGCGAAGCTTTTCATTGCGGATCCTCCGAATACTTATTGCGAAAGCAAGAGATAACCCAATCTTTCAGGGACCATTATGAAATTGGAATTTGCGCTCTGGAATATGAAAAATTATATGAAAGTCTTGTTTATAACCGATAA
- a CDS encoding glycosyltransferase, with protein MQETGILIVGTVPPPTGGVTVHVSRLLEHLKKLNINHDFADVRKDNIFFTVSRLISAQIVHLHVSNPWFRFFIITFLKALGKKVLFTFHGNVGRYGTLKNFVDRVSFGMADIPIVLNSGSLERAIRVNKASRLISSFIPPLAEKTLPFKIANQIEEIRSKYATIYAANASYLQYDKDGCEVYQIIPLVALFKEAEDKALIISDPSGMYAAYFVKNEIVVPPNVLLISGEHSFFEVLRMAHVFLRITTTDGDSLSVKEALYLNKIVIASSVVERPRQTILTSLNPARIREAIMLHSNMDTTSTEPVDNGLPAIVELYYSFTQ; from the coding sequence ATGCAGGAAACAGGTATACTGATAGTGGGAACTGTTCCTCCTCCAACCGGAGGGGTAACCGTGCATGTCAGTCGTTTACTGGAACACTTGAAGAAACTTAACATCAACCACGATTTCGCGGATGTTCGAAAGGACAATATTTTTTTCACAGTCAGCCGATTGATTAGCGCGCAGATAGTACATCTTCATGTCTCCAATCCCTGGTTTCGTTTTTTTATAATTACCTTCCTGAAGGCCCTTGGAAAAAAGGTCCTATTCACCTTTCACGGAAATGTCGGACGATATGGTACACTTAAAAACTTTGTTGACCGGGTTTCTTTCGGCATGGCTGATATACCCATAGTCCTTAATAGCGGAAGCCTGGAACGAGCTATCCGGGTTAATAAGGCTTCCAGGTTGATTTCTTCGTTTATTCCTCCGCTCGCCGAAAAGACATTGCCTTTTAAAATAGCGAACCAAATTGAAGAAATAAGAAGTAAGTATGCGACAATATACGCAGCAAATGCCTCTTATCTTCAGTACGATAAGGACGGGTGCGAAGTTTATCAAATTATTCCGCTGGTAGCCCTATTTAAAGAAGCGGAAGATAAGGCCCTGATAATTTCGGATCCTTCGGGAATGTACGCCGCTTATTTTGTGAAAAATGAAATAGTGGTACCGCCAAATGTTTTGTTGATAAGTGGCGAGCATAGTTTTTTTGAAGTCCTAAGAATGGCTCATGTTTTTTTACGTATTACCACAACCGACGGCGATTCTTTATCGGTTAAAGAAGCACTTTATCTGAACAAGATTGTTATAGCGTCAAGCGTGGTGGAGCGTCCGCGGCAAACTATACTAACTTCTTTGAACCCTGCCAGGATCAGGGAGGCGATCATGCTCCATTCCAACATGGACACAACGTCAACGGAGCCGGTTGATAACGGCTTGCCAGCGATTGTTGAATTATACTACTCTTTCACCCAATGA